The Candidatus Methylomirabilota bacterium DNA segment CTGCTCTGCGGCTCCCTCAGGCGTCCGCGAAGCCAGCCCTGTCCTCCGCGAGCCTGCCGTAGGCAAGCCGCCCGGAACCTGTCAACGAGAATGAGACCGCGGGTCACGAGTTTAGTGTGTGAGCGCCTCCTCGATTGCTCGGGTCCTGGGGGAATCGATCCAGACCTCGGTTGGCGCCGCCGCCGGCTTCGGTGGGCCGACGGGAAACCGCGCGGGATGTGCCGCGTACGCCGCGGCGAGCACGGTCGCTCGCTCGGCCACCCGGTGCTCGGCCAGTCACTGCGGCCACACGACTCGCCCGTCAACCGCAATGGAGGCGACCATGCGCGGCTCTAGCGTCATCCTTCGACCACGCTGGGGGGACAGTAGCTCCTCGGGCTGGAGGTCGCGAACCCGCAAGAAGACCAGCTGGCCGCCTTCCATTCCCTCGAAGCTCATTCCGCCGAAACCCACATGGGCGGCGCCACCGCCATCGTCGGCGAAGACGATCTGATCGGTTGGCAGGGGCACCTGTGCTCCGTCTCCGAAGACGACAGACGTTCCAGGGGGACCGTTCTGCAGGATCGGCAGCTTCGACACGACCTCCGGTTCGCGGCTGATGCGGGTACCGGGAACGAACTCGATGAGCAGTGGATAATTGTTCACGCTCGTCCTCCTACGCCGTCGGCGTCGCGGCGGCGCGCCCTCGGTGGAACTTCTCCATCTCCTGGTTGGCGCGTACGATCACCGCCAGCTTCTCCTCGACGGCGCCGAGTTGCAGGCCGGGGATGGCGAAGTAGGCCTCAGTGTCGTCGGCGCCGGTGTAGACGCGGTTGCCGATGCAGCCGAAGCTTGCGGCGGTGCGCGCCGAGTTGATCGCCTCCGGCAGCACGGCGCAGGTGGGCCGCCCCATGGTTGCCCCGGTGCCGGCCACGCCCGCCACCTGCAGCGCCGTCTTGCGCGTCGGGATCTGCGGCACATCCTCCATCTTGAGGTACGAAAGACGCACCATCGTTTGCACCAGGCCCATCATCTCCTGCTTTTCCGCCGGCGAGAGCGTCACGTTGTGCGTGTGCGCCCCCACCAGGCAGCGCTTGTGATCGTCGGCGACGGTGAGGAACACCTCCCCGGCGGCGGCGCGTCGACGAACGTGATGGCCACCGGGGCTGAGGTGAGGCTCAGCAGCTCTGTGAGCGACGTCTGCGACATGGCTTTCCTCCTGGGTCGACAGACCATACATCGCGGCGACGCCGACCACCACGGTTTCGCCGTCCAGCTCTGCGCGCGGCAGAGCCTGCCAATAGGAATGAGACGGTGGGCTCACCAGTTTAGCTTAGTCTGATCCCCGCCGCCATCGCGGGCGTGTCCCCGGCCGGGACCTGGCCGGCCGGGGCCGGGCTCTAGGCTTCCGCCCCGAGCCCCTGCGTAGGTTCACCGGAGCAGGGGCTCGGCCCTTCCAAGTGTCTCAGCAACGATTCGGTGAAAAGCGGGAGCGCCGACGGAACCTGTCAATGAGAATGAGACAGCCAGGGCATGAGTTTAGAGTCTAACTTACTTTGTCCGCATGAGGTTGAACCTGAGCGGGGTGGCGCTATTCACGATGCCGGTCATAGCATCGTCCTTGACTGTCAGATACCCGCTGATCATACCGCTCGGAACGGTAAGCCGATACTCATCCCCGGAGACGGAGCCGCCGACCGGACCGATCACGTTGCGGGCCGGTGTGACCAGGTTGATGCGCCCCGTCACGTCGGCATCCTTTTGCTCGAGTACCATCTGAACTTGACCGCCCAGAGGACGATTCGTACTCTCCCAGGTTCCTACCCAAGTCCCGGTCACGTTCACCGTCGGTGCTGCGGGTGGCGCGCTGGCACAGCCGCTCATCAACACCAGAAGGCCGATCAATAGCGACCGCATGACGTTCATCGCGATTCCTCCTCAGCAAAAGGGTCACGTCGCCACTCCGCCTCGGCCGCACCCGCCGTGGCTACTGGATCACCTCGCTCGCCCGCAGGACCAGTGACGGTGGGACGGTTACGCCCAGGGTCCTGGCTGTCCTCAGATTAATCACCAGCTTAAACTTGGTCGGCCGCTCGTCGGCAGGTATCCCGCCCCGAACCAAAGCAAGGACCCTTCATGCCTTCTCCACGGACTGGCCAAGGGCGTGCCGCCTACTCTGTCCGCATGAGGATTGTTGCCTGGGCGCGCTGGTGCATCACTCAATTACCCGATCCGCTCGCAAGAGAAGTGCCGGGGGAATCGTCAGACCGAGGGCCTTGGCAGTCCTCATGTTCACGACGAACTCAAGCTTCCGTGGTCGGTCCACGGGCAGGTCCGCGGCTTTGGCCCCCTTGAGGATCTTGTCAACATAGATCGCGGTATACCGGAAGATGTCCGTTACGTTCGGTGCGTACGCCATCAGACAGCCAGCCTCAGCATACTCGCCAATCTCAAAGATGCCGGGCAGCCGGTGCTTGAGAGACAGTTCGACGATCCGCTTGCGCTCGCGGTAGTAGTGGGGCCCCTGCAGCCCGAGCACGGCCTGCACCCGTTCTCGGGCCATGGTCTCGAAGGCCTGGTCGATCTGCTCGGCGATCCTCTCGACCGGGTCGGCGCCCGAGATCTCGACGAGCTGGAGCTTGACCTTCAGCCCTCGCGCGGCGGCCTCGACGTCAGTCACCATCCGATCGCGAAGCGGGTGGTTCGAGGGGACGAGCACGCCGATGCGCGCGGCGGCCGGGAGGGCCTCCTTGAGGAGTTCCAGTCGCTTGGGGTTGAGCTCGATACTGAGCAAGGCGATGCCAGTCATGGTCCCGCCGGGTCGCTGCCTGCTCTGCACCATGCCCGCAGCGACCGGGTCAGAGACTCCGGCGAAAACGATCGGGATCGTTCGGATCGGGGACCAGTTGCTGATTCGCTCGCCAGCATGGGAGGGAATCGGACCAAAGGCGAAGGCGGCCGCTGCCGGGGCGACGATGACATCGGGCGCAAGCTTGACGATCTCCGCGGCGATCTCGGGTCGCTGCTCCGACCTCGATGCATGCCGGTATTCAACGTGCAGGTTCTGTCCGGCCACCCAGCCGAGCTCGCGCAGTCCCTCGCGAAACGCCTCGAGGTAGGGTCGATCGGGTATCGGAGTGATATCCGAAAGAAACACGACCGTCGCCGTCCTTGTCGCGCGCTGCGCCTCGGCGGTGAGCCGAGGACCCGAGAGGATGAGGGCGAGAGCAAGCACAACGGCGGGGGAAAGGACCATCCACCTACCGGATGCCGAGCCCGTCGGTGCTCCCACCACGGTCGGCCTCACCTTCTCTCGATCTCGCGATGCTGTTGAGGCCAGGATTTCCGATCCGTCATACTCTCCCCTCTGGGTCAGGGTCGGTGACGCCTCAGCATAGCTCTACTCCAGACCGCCCGTCGGGCGCGATTTCGGTGGCGCCGGTCGCGGGGGGATTGATCCAGACGTCCGTGGGGAGCGCTGGCGGTTGGGGGGGGCCACCGGGGAAGCGTTCGGGGTGCGCACCATAGGCTGTGGCCAGCACAGCCGCCCGTGCCGCCACCCGCTGCTCGGCGAGGCCGTGGTGCACGACGTAGGGCGTCAGCAGCCCAAGGCTGGTGTGATGATGTTCGGTGTTGTACCACGGAAAGAAGACGTGGCAGTGGGCCCGGGCGTCTTGGATCGAACCAAACCGCCCCGGGAACGCCGGCCGGTACTTCAGGGTCTTGAACTGGGCCTCGGAGAACGGGTTGTCGTTGGACACGTG contains these protein-coding regions:
- a CDS encoding ABC transporter substrate-binding protein, which codes for MRPTVVGAPTGSASGRWMVLSPAVVLALALILSGPRLTAEAQRATRTATVVFLSDITPIPDRPYLEAFREGLRELGWVAGQNLHVEYRHASRSEQRPEIAAEIVKLAPDVIVAPAAAAFAFGPIPSHAGERISNWSPIRTIPIVFAGVSDPVAAGMVQSRQRPGGTMTGIALLSIELNPKRLELLKEALPAAARIGVLVPSNHPLRDRMVTDVEAAARGLKVKLQLVEISGADPVERIAEQIDQAFETMARERVQAVLGLQGPHYYRERKRIVELSLKHRLPGIFEIGEYAEAGCLMAYAPNVTDIFRYTAIYVDKILKGAKAADLPVDRPRKLEFVVNMRTAKALGLTIPPALLLRADRVIE